From Halotia branconii CENA392, the proteins below share one genomic window:
- a CDS encoding TPM domain-containing protein, whose product MQFCFWRRFLVSIAAFLLAGSIWAMHSSPALAYENPDLLPDTFTPVVDLARSLPDLQEERLVQDLEQFEADTGWKLRVLTQYDRTPGRAVINYWGLDDKSILLVADSRGGNILSFSVGDAVYEFLPRTFWIELQTRFGNLYFVREQGEDQAILQALDSVKGCLLKGGCNVVPGLPKEQWILTLITSVIGGFICGFAAQPRTQGQVFAWQWALIFSPLWGILFIAFGIGPVVTRTSDWVPLVRNISGFLIGVLVAYLSPGFSRPSSDAS is encoded by the coding sequence ATGCAGTTTTGTTTTTGGCGACGATTTCTAGTATCCATTGCAGCATTTTTATTGGCTGGGTCAATTTGGGCGATGCATTCTTCCCCAGCATTGGCTTATGAAAATCCTGACTTATTACCCGATACTTTTACTCCAGTTGTAGATTTAGCTAGATCTCTTCCTGATCTACAAGAAGAGAGGCTTGTCCAAGATTTAGAGCAATTTGAAGCTGATACTGGCTGGAAACTGCGAGTCTTAACCCAGTACGATCGCACCCCAGGTCGAGCAGTGATCAATTATTGGGGTTTAGATGACAAAAGTATTCTGCTGGTAGCTGATTCTCGTGGTGGTAACATCCTCAGCTTTAGCGTTGGTGATGCTGTTTATGAATTTTTACCCCGAACTTTCTGGATAGAACTACAAACCCGCTTTGGTAATTTATATTTTGTTCGAGAACAAGGCGAAGACCAAGCCATCTTGCAAGCCTTAGATTCAGTTAAAGGCTGTTTACTTAAAGGTGGTTGTAATGTTGTTCCCGGACTACCAAAAGAGCAATGGATTCTCACCTTGATTACTTCAGTCATTGGTGGGTTTATTTGTGGATTTGCAGCTCAACCCCGCACTCAAGGACAAGTTTTCGCTTGGCAATGGGCTTTAATTTTTTCGCCTTTGTGGGGAATTTTGTTTATTGCTTTTGGTATTGGGCCAGTAGTAACACGCACCAGCGATTGGGTGCCTTTAGTTCGTAATATTTCCGGTTTTCTCATTGGTGTTCTGGTTGCTTACTTGTCTCCTGGGTTTAGTCGCCCTTCTTCTGATGCCAGTTAA
- a CDS encoding peptidase domain-containing ABC transporter produces MTYIKSEFQEFITTLEGFDQLPSEAIATISERLQAWRYRIGQKIVGKEKIPDQVIILYEGQVRLLGYDPQTQIPTTLKLLQPGAMIGEVDLLRGVACETAIASTEVICLTLSATEYFRLLSTYPAFAKARQNHTHLVEVFDILGSQLEKQANATINLKELIQQVLPKAKVHYLPPGKTSFNELDSESIWFVSGGGTVTDFPPGSRLEPTDGKQAIEVKGTNPARLISLSPADLSFLDHHSYQSQPVQLTVKETKPNLKDDIEIPYASDQEVPQSASYSSTESQKNQKYPFIGGKGELNTTSACFQMLSKHLQIPFRREVVRRILNEQIKRQGSISFQACAYLAELIGLKAQLVDIPSAAVTRIPTPALIRYGDSFAVLYAADVNNVVMGVPSQGIVRCKPAQLVEHLEVDEGNFPPQIRILLLATTKETPQERFGLRWFLPYMSRYRRVLTEVFIASFFVQLAQLANPLVIQLIIDKVIVQNSISTLNVLGLLLLVVGIFEAVLTTLRTYLFVDTTNRIDMGLGSQIIDHLLRLPLRYFERRPVGELATRINELENIRQFLTGTALTVGLDALFSVVYIIVMLFYSWQLTLVGLGTIPVFVIITLIASPTVSRQLRSKAERNAETQSYLVEVMSGIQTVKAQNIELRSRFSWQERYARYVAAGFKTVVTSTLANSTSNFLNKLSSLLVLWVGAYLVLQGELTLGELIAFRIISGYVTGPILRLAQLWQSFQETALSLERLSDIVDTPQEAEIDRQNIPLPAIVGAVKYENVSFRFAPSGPMQLSNVNLDFPAGKFVGVVGQSGSGKSTMMKLLLRLYEVESGRILIDGYDISKVELYSLRRQVGVVPQDPLLFDGTVQENIALTNPDATTDEIIEAARVAAAHEFIMNLPNGYNTRVGERGSGLSGGQRQRIAIARSILQRPELLVLDEATSALDYPTERQVCLNLAKAFQGNTVFFITHRLNTVSHADVIVVMDGGRVIEQGSHQELMTAKGHYFYLYQQQEVNL; encoded by the coding sequence ATGACTTATATTAAGAGCGAATTTCAAGAATTTATCACGACCCTAGAGGGGTTTGACCAATTACCATCTGAGGCGATCGCTACTATATCAGAACGACTGCAAGCTTGGCGATATCGCATTGGTCAAAAAATTGTTGGCAAAGAAAAAATCCCCGATCAAGTCATAATTCTTTATGAGGGTCAAGTACGTCTATTAGGATATGACCCCCAAACACAAATACCAACTACCCTCAAATTGCTACAACCAGGAGCAATGATTGGCGAAGTAGATTTGTTGCGTGGAGTGGCTTGTGAGACAGCGATCGCCTCTACCGAAGTGATATGTTTAACCTTGAGCGCTACTGAATATTTCCGTCTTCTCTCTACCTACCCAGCCTTTGCCAAGGCGCGGCAAAACCACACTCATCTAGTAGAAGTTTTCGATATCCTGGGTTCGCAACTAGAAAAACAAGCCAACGCCACAATCAATCTTAAAGAACTCATACAACAAGTTCTACCAAAAGCAAAAGTACATTACCTACCTCCAGGGAAAACCTCCTTCAATGAACTAGATAGCGAAAGCATCTGGTTTGTGAGTGGCGGTGGTACAGTCACAGATTTTCCCCCAGGTTCTCGTTTAGAACCTACTGACGGCAAACAAGCAATTGAGGTTAAGGGAACTAATCCGGCTCGTTTGATTAGTTTATCTCCAGCGGATTTATCATTTCTTGATCATCATAGTTATCAGTCGCAGCCTGTACAACTAACTGTCAAAGAGACTAAACCAAATCTTAAAGATGACATAGAGATTCCTTATGCATCTGATCAAGAGGTTCCTCAGTCGGCATCTTATTCTTCAACAGAGTCACAAAAAAACCAGAAATACCCATTTATTGGCGGAAAAGGAGAATTAAATACAACCTCTGCCTGTTTCCAAATGCTCTCGAAACACCTGCAAATTCCCTTTCGTCGGGAGGTGGTGCGCCGCATCTTAAATGAGCAAATTAAACGCCAAGGTAGTATATCGTTTCAAGCTTGTGCATATCTGGCAGAATTAATTGGATTGAAGGCGCAATTAGTAGACATACCATCAGCCGCAGTCACACGCATCCCTACACCAGCACTGATTCGCTATGGCGATAGTTTTGCTGTTTTATACGCAGCAGATGTCAACAATGTTGTCATGGGTGTGCCATCCCAAGGAATTGTGCGCTGCAAACCCGCGCAACTAGTAGAACACTTAGAGGTTGATGAAGGCAATTTTCCACCTCAAATCAGAATATTGCTGTTGGCGACTACCAAAGAAACACCCCAAGAACGCTTCGGTTTGCGGTGGTTTCTCCCTTATATGTCGCGCTACCGCCGAGTTTTAACAGAAGTTTTTATTGCTTCTTTCTTTGTACAATTGGCGCAATTAGCTAACCCCCTAGTTATTCAGCTAATCATCGATAAAGTTATCGTTCAAAATAGCATTAGTACTCTGAATGTTTTGGGTCTATTGTTATTAGTTGTAGGCATATTTGAAGCAGTTCTGACGACGTTACGGACTTATTTGTTTGTCGATACTACCAACCGTATTGATATGGGTTTGGGGTCACAAATTATCGACCATTTATTACGCCTACCCTTACGCTACTTTGAACGCCGACCTGTAGGTGAATTAGCTACCCGCATCAACGAACTAGAAAATATCCGTCAGTTTCTCACTGGGACGGCTTTAACAGTAGGGTTAGATGCTTTGTTCTCGGTGGTGTATATTATCGTCATGCTGTTCTACAGTTGGCAATTGACTTTGGTTGGTTTGGGTACTATTCCTGTATTTGTAATTATTACTTTAATTGCTTCTCCGACTGTGAGTAGACAGTTACGTTCTAAAGCCGAACGCAACGCCGAAACTCAATCTTATTTAGTTGAGGTGATGTCAGGGATTCAAACAGTAAAAGCGCAAAATATCGAATTGCGATCGCGCTTTTCTTGGCAAGAGCGTTATGCTCGATATGTAGCTGCTGGTTTTAAAACCGTTGTCACATCCACCCTGGCTAACTCTACTAGTAACTTTCTCAATAAACTTAGTAGCTTGCTAGTTTTATGGGTAGGTGCTTATTTGGTACTCCAAGGCGAACTAACCTTAGGAGAATTAATCGCTTTTAGAATTATTTCCGGTTACGTTACTGGCCCAATATTACGTTTAGCTCAACTCTGGCAAAGCTTCCAAGAAACTGCACTATCTCTAGAACGTTTAAGCGACATTGTTGATACACCACAAGAAGCAGAAATAGACCGTCAAAATATTCCTTTACCCGCCATTGTCGGTGCAGTGAAATATGAGAATGTTTCTTTCCGGTTTGCGCCCAGTGGCCCTATGCAACTTTCTAATGTCAATTTAGATTTTCCAGCAGGGAAATTTGTCGGCGTTGTCGGACAAAGTGGTTCTGGTAAAAGTACGATGATGAAATTACTGCTGAGACTATACGAAGTGGAATCTGGCAGAATTTTGATTGATGGTTATGATATTTCTAAAGTAGAACTTTACTCATTGCGGCGACAAGTTGGTGTAGTTCCTCAAGACCCATTGTTATTTGATGGCACAGTTCAAGAAAACATTGCTTTAACTAATCCTGATGCCACAACAGACGAAATTATCGAAGCTGCTCGTGTTGCAGCTGCTCATGAGTTTATTATGAACTTGCCCAATGGTTACAACACACGAGTTGGAGAAAGAGGTTCTGGACTTTCTGGTGGACAACGACAAAGAATTGCGATCGCTCGTTCTATTTTACAACGACCAGAATTATTAGTCTTAGATGAAGCCACAAGTGCTTTAGACTATCCTACAGAACGACAAGTTTGTTTAAATCTCGCCAAAGCATTCCAAGGTAATACCGTATTCTTTATTACCCACCGTCTCAACACCGTCAGCCACGCAGATGTTATTGTCGTCATGGATGGTGGCAGAGTCATAGAACAAGGAAGCCATCAAGAACTAATGACTGCTAAAGGTCATTATTTTTACCTATATCAGCAACAAGAAGTTAACTTGTGA
- a CDS encoding precorrin-8X methylmutase produces the protein MEWHVTDAQSLAIIDSEIGDHVFSPAEYEIVRRVIYATADFEYKSLIHFSERALQAGAAALAARTTIVVDIPMVQVGIAYDIQNTFANPVYCSMEALTRPQKEKTRAAWGIETLAKRYPEGIFIVGQAQTALIALVDLIEAEEIQPALIVATPVGFVNVDTAKSRLQDSLVPHIIIDSRKGNAVVAAAIVDGLVDLAWQAYGQERNGGN, from the coding sequence ATGGAATGGCACGTAACTGATGCTCAAAGTTTAGCAATCATTGATAGTGAAATCGGCGATCATGTCTTTTCACCCGCAGAGTACGAAATTGTCCGGCGGGTGATATATGCTACAGCTGATTTTGAGTATAAGTCTTTAATTCACTTTTCTGAGCGTGCCTTACAAGCAGGTGCAGCAGCATTAGCGGCGCGTACAACTATTGTCGTAGATATCCCAATGGTACAAGTAGGTATCGCTTACGATATTCAAAATACTTTTGCCAATCCAGTCTATTGCAGCATGGAAGCCCTAACACGCCCTCAGAAAGAAAAAACTCGTGCAGCTTGGGGAATTGAAACTCTAGCCAAGCGTTATCCAGAAGGTATTTTTATAGTGGGTCAAGCCCAAACAGCATTGATAGCATTAGTTGATTTAATTGAAGCCGAAGAAATTCAACCTGCTTTAATCGTTGCGACTCCAGTAGGGTTTGTGAATGTAGATACTGCAAAAAGTCGCTTGCAAGACTCTTTAGTTCCTCACATTATTATTGACAGTCGCAAAGGTAATGCAGTTGTGGCAGCTGCGATCGTTGATGGACTGGTAGACTTGGCTTGGCAAGCCTATGGGCAAGAAAGGAATGGAGGGAATTAG
- a CDS encoding DUF427 domain-containing protein, producing the protein MQRINPAPGQESVWDYPRPPRLEDTDKHIQIIFNGVTIADTHSAKRVLETSHPPGYYIPPTDIKMEYLLLTPQSSFCEWKGNAGYYNIRVGDKEVKNAAWFYPNPTPNFSSIKDYVAFYAHLMDACYVNEERVQPQPGNFYGGWITSDVVGPFKGDPGTWGW; encoded by the coding sequence ATGCAACGTATTAACCCTGCTCCTGGACAAGAATCAGTTTGGGATTATCCCCGTCCTCCTCGCTTGGAGGATACAGACAAACATATCCAGATTATTTTTAATGGAGTAACAATTGCAGATACCCACAGCGCTAAGCGTGTTTTAGAAACTAGTCATCCACCCGGTTATTACATCCCTCCTACTGATATCAAAATGGAGTACCTGCTGCTGACACCACAATCTAGTTTTTGTGAGTGGAAAGGAAACGCAGGTTATTACAACATTCGTGTTGGTGATAAAGAAGTCAAAAATGCTGCTTGGTTTTACCCCAACCCCACACCAAACTTTTCATCTATTAAAGATTATGTAGCGTTTTATGCTCATCTCATGGATGCTTGTTATGTCAATGAAGAAAGGGTACAACCGCAACCGGGTAACTTTTATGGCGGTTGGATTACCAGTGATGTTGTTGGGCCTTTCAAAGGTGACCCTGGTACTTGGGGATGGTGA
- a CDS encoding NF041680 family putative transposase — protein MILTQLEKFRQGIYDSLGKAKDAVFELMDAVLTSPSIPSFVSLSQSPVFRRQWSSIYAALHDSRPPKMLLMKLLVQEVETDEQPFLAGDHSFWARPEAKTLKERTFHGDRGGSIGIGQSYSTLAWIPEADGSWALPLKHERITTFETPTSKAAFQLKLVTRELGTRPLAAYDRGYGNAKFVQATEEINADLLLRLASNRCVWGTPGTYKGRGAPCKHGHKFKLNDPQTWPEATETLEVEDPKVGRVKVMRWSGFHFLQSPNRAMEIIRVEVLQPVGRNRKFQPLWLAWLGQTMPPLENLWQKYLCRFALEHWYRFAKQRLYWTQPQLSSTRAAERWSDLMPLLTWQLWFARVACIDSPLPWQSTQDKLSPGRVAQAFPLILATIGTPAQPPKTQGLSPGRAQGHQPPQRPRYLTVKKHASKKPKTEESLKNANLTAA, from the coding sequence ATGATCCTGACACAACTAGAAAAATTCCGCCAAGGTATCTACGATAGTTTGGGGAAGGCCAAAGATGCAGTATTTGAATTGATGGATGCAGTATTGACAAGTCCGAGTATCCCATCATTTGTAAGCTTGTCACAAAGCCCAGTATTTCGACGGCAATGGTCGAGCATTTATGCAGCACTACATGATAGTCGTCCACCGAAAATGTTGCTGATGAAGCTACTGGTACAGGAGGTAGAGACGGATGAACAGCCATTTCTAGCAGGAGATCATAGCTTTTGGGCAAGACCAGAAGCGAAGACACTAAAAGAAAGAACTTTTCATGGGGATAGAGGGGGGAGCATAGGCATCGGACAAAGTTACAGTACGTTAGCGTGGATACCAGAGGCGGATGGGAGTTGGGCATTACCGTTGAAACATGAACGGATAACCACCTTTGAAACGCCAACGAGTAAAGCCGCATTCCAACTAAAACTTGTCACCCGTGAGTTAGGCACTAGACCACTTGCAGCTTATGACCGAGGCTACGGCAACGCCAAATTTGTCCAAGCCACGGAGGAGATTAACGCAGACCTATTGTTGCGTTTAGCATCTAACCGATGTGTATGGGGTACACCCGGTACTTATAAAGGACGAGGCGCACCATGTAAACATGGTCACAAGTTTAAGCTCAATGACCCCCAAACTTGGCCAGAGGCAACTGAAACTCTGGAAGTTGAAGACCCGAAAGTTGGTCGAGTGAAAGTAATGCGTTGGAGTGGATTTCATTTCCTTCAGTCCCCAAACCGGGCAATGGAAATCATTCGCGTCGAGGTACTCCAACCAGTAGGACGTAATCGGAAGTTTCAACCTTTATGGCTAGCTTGGTTGGGTCAGACAATGCCTCCATTAGAGAATCTCTGGCAAAAATACCTATGCCGCTTTGCTTTAGAGCATTGGTATCGATTTGCCAAGCAGAGGTTATATTGGACACAGCCTCAATTGAGTTCTACTCGGGCCGCAGAGCGATGGAGTGACTTGATGCCCCTGCTAACTTGGCAACTCTGGTTCGCAAGAGTTGCCTGTATTGATTCCCCCTTGCCCTGGCAATCGACTCAGGATAAACTGTCTCCAGGACGTGTAGCACAAGCCTTTCCTCTAATTTTAGCCACTATTGGCACTCCTGCTCAACCCCCGAAAACTCAAGGGTTATCACCTGGGCGTGCCCAAGGGCATCAGCCACCTCAACGTCCCCGTTATCTCACTGTCAAAAAACACGCATCTAAAAAACCTAAAACCGAAGAATCACTTAAGAACGCTAATCTAACTGCTGCTTAG
- a CDS encoding GNAT family N-acetyltransferase — MIEIIEADLSIPAHADAMIQLMDEYALDPMGGGKGLSDYVKANLSAELAKRKTAHVILAFVDAEPAGLVVCLEGFSTFACKPLLNIHDVIVTLSHRKRGLSKLLLQKAEEIALGLECCKLTLEVLEGNYVAQSAYKAFGFSGYELNPQMGKALFWEKKLAEVTNGSKSPNR; from the coding sequence ATGATTGAAATTATTGAAGCAGATCTTAGTATACCTGCTCATGCGGACGCTATGATTCAATTAATGGATGAGTATGCGCTTGATCCGATGGGTGGTGGAAAAGGTCTGTCTGACTATGTTAAAGCAAATCTCTCAGCAGAGCTTGCAAAAAGAAAAACGGCTCACGTAATTCTCGCATTTGTTGATGCCGAACCCGCAGGGCTTGTTGTCTGCTTAGAAGGATTCTCTACGTTTGCGTGCAAGCCACTATTAAACATCCATGATGTCATTGTTACTTTATCTCACCGCAAGAGAGGCTTATCCAAACTGCTACTACAGAAAGCAGAAGAGATTGCGCTCGGTTTGGAATGCTGCAAACTTACGCTAGAGGTATTGGAAGGAAACTATGTTGCCCAGTCAGCATACAAGGCGTTTGGATTCAGTGGCTATGAGCTAAATCCCCAGATGGGCAAGGCATTATTCTGGGAGAAGAAATTAGCAGAGGTGACTAATGGCTCAAAAAGCCCAAACAGATAA
- a CDS encoding alpha/beta fold hydrolase, giving the protein MPRVQVNGIDLFYDIKGTGEPLLLIAGFFCDHSYWSLIMPSLVSQYQVIRVDNRGMGRSSAIDISYTIEQMANDIALLLDRIGIDKVHVAGHSMGGYIAQELVLANPEKVQSLILLSSLAKGDQLFNSIIQTWGDLPDYVDLKLYEKIILPWIFTDEFYSIPGMVDQLIEWAIQYPYAPTNYTLYHHSRAILGFDTSDRLKYINCPTLVLVGKQDILTPVKFSQELAQGIPNAKLVVLERGGHGFLVESPETVASAMLYALSQVSKNG; this is encoded by the coding sequence ATGCCGAGGGTTCAGGTTAACGGAATTGACTTGTTCTACGATATTAAAGGAACAGGTGAACCTTTACTATTAATTGCTGGTTTCTTCTGTGATCATTCTTATTGGTCGCTAATCATGCCATCACTCGTATCCCAATATCAAGTGATTCGTGTCGATAACCGAGGGATGGGGCGAAGTTCTGCTATTGATATTTCCTATACTATTGAGCAAATGGCAAATGATATTGCACTTTTACTTGATCGCATTGGTATCGACAAAGTGCATGTAGCAGGTCATTCAATGGGTGGTTATATTGCTCAAGAGCTAGTCTTGGCAAATCCTGAAAAAGTACAAAGTCTGATACTACTGTCATCTTTGGCAAAGGGTGATCAACTATTCAACAGTATTATCCAAACCTGGGGCGACCTTCCTGATTATGTAGACCTAAAGCTGTATGAAAAAATCATATTACCCTGGATATTTACGGATGAGTTCTACTCTATTCCTGGAATGGTCGACCAACTAATTGAATGGGCAATCCAATATCCTTATGCGCCAACAAATTATACACTCTATCATCATAGCCGAGCTATTCTTGGCTTTGACACAAGCGATCGCCTTAAGTATATTAATTGTCCTACTTTAGTTCTGGTTGGCAAACAAGATATCCTAACTCCAGTCAAGTTTTCCCAGGAACTTGCTCAAGGTATTCCTAACGCCAAACTTGTAGTCCTTGAGCGTGGAGGTCATGGTTTTTTGGTCGAATCACCTGAAACTGTGGCTTCAGCTATGTTATACGCATTATCTCAAGTATCCAAAAATGGATAA
- a CDS encoding HlyD family efflux transporter periplasmic adaptor subunit, translating into MTQLNNGNRLNGHNGNGNKVKADSLVSTNQKKLAKKPLISPYEGNFEQSVVLRQSPVWSRTIMITLVGLACVGIAWAYFAKIEQVVPATGQLKPEGTVKEVQAPVNGVVKEVYVKDGQKVKKGHLLLTFETVATLAQLDSLKKIHTALTQENQIYRQLMSASGAIASESQFLRSKLPRDAAFLLKSRAALVAENELLRTELNNSTASVGLGIDEQQRLQISRRELQSRAAAAQLEVEKTKKQLAQTVSKLADTKAGLAIQKEILDKLKILSEEGGISQLQYLNQKQQVQTLIAEVAQLGEEQQRLQFDIEKGRQDLNNTVAISYKTILEKIADNKKRIADIDSQFMKIVLDNEQNLADINSKISQAQLNHKYQELHAPVSGTIFDLQAKNPGYVANPTQKLLQIVPNDKYVGEVFITNRDIGFVKKGMKVDVRIDSFPFSEFGDIKGELTSIASDALPPDETHKFYRFPATVSLDKQSIDIKGRNISLQSGMSISANIKVREERTVMSLFTEMFTNQVESLKEVR; encoded by the coding sequence ATGACTCAACTTAATAATGGAAATCGCTTGAATGGCCATAATGGCAACGGCAACAAAGTTAAAGCAGATTCATTGGTAAGTACAAATCAAAAAAAGTTAGCCAAAAAACCTTTAATTAGTCCATACGAAGGTAATTTTGAGCAATCCGTTGTACTGCGCCAATCTCCAGTTTGGTCACGCACAATTATGATCACTCTGGTAGGATTAGCATGTGTTGGTATTGCTTGGGCTTATTTCGCTAAAATTGAGCAAGTCGTACCTGCTACTGGTCAGTTAAAGCCTGAAGGTACAGTTAAAGAAGTTCAGGCTCCTGTTAATGGAGTAGTAAAAGAGGTTTATGTCAAAGATGGACAAAAGGTCAAAAAAGGACATTTATTATTAACATTTGAGACCGTTGCCACTCTTGCTCAATTAGATTCTTTAAAAAAGATTCACACCGCATTAACCCAAGAAAATCAAATTTATCGCCAATTAATGAGCGCAAGTGGTGCAATCGCATCAGAATCACAATTCTTACGCAGTAAATTACCCAGAGACGCTGCCTTTTTATTAAAAAGTCGGGCAGCCTTAGTTGCAGAAAATGAATTGTTACGTACTGAATTAAACAACTCTACTGCGAGTGTAGGGCTGGGAATTGATGAACAACAACGTCTGCAAATTTCTAGAAGAGAATTACAATCTCGCGCTGCTGCGGCACAGTTAGAGGTTGAAAAAACTAAAAAACAACTTGCTCAAACAGTAAGTAAGTTGGCTGATACCAAAGCAGGTTTAGCCATCCAAAAAGAGATTTTAGATAAACTGAAAATATTATCTGAAGAAGGCGGAATTTCTCAACTTCAATATCTTAATCAGAAACAACAAGTGCAAACTTTAATTGCAGAAGTAGCACAACTAGGTGAAGAACAGCAACGTCTCCAGTTTGATATTGAGAAAGGCAGGCAGGATTTAAACAATACTGTTGCTATTTCTTATAAAACCATTTTGGAAAAAATTGCTGATAACAAAAAGCGCATTGCTGACATTGATAGCCAGTTTATGAAAATCGTGTTAGATAATGAGCAAAATTTGGCAGATATCAATAGTAAAATTTCTCAAGCTCAACTTAATCATAAATATCAAGAACTCCACGCCCCTGTATCAGGAACAATTTTTGATTTACAAGCTAAAAATCCTGGCTATGTAGCGAATCCCACCCAAAAACTTCTGCAAATTGTGCCTAACGATAAGTATGTAGGTGAAGTGTTTATCACCAACAGAGATATTGGTTTTGTCAAAAAAGGTATGAAAGTTGATGTAAGAATTGATTCATTTCCTTTCAGTGAATTTGGTGACATTAAAGGAGAACTAACTAGCATAGCATCAGACGCATTACCACCAGATGAAACACACAAATTTTATCGATTTCCGGCAACAGTTAGTTTAGATAAACAATCCATAGATATTAAAGGTAGAAATATCTCTTTGCAGTCAGGTATGTCGATTAGTGCCAATATTAAAGTCCGCGAAGAACGGACTGTGATGAGTTTGTTTACAGAGATGTTTACTAACCAAGTTGAAAGCTTGAAAGAAGTGCGGTAA
- a CDS encoding YtxH domain-containing protein — MSNNRSGVFFGGLMLGATIGTLTGLLVAPRTGRETRKLLKKSADALPELAEDLSTSVQIQADRFSVSALRNWDETLDRLREAIAAGVDASQRESQVLKRQKAQEDSDPLPQQLEHS, encoded by the coding sequence ATGTCTAATAACCGTTCTGGAGTATTTTTTGGTGGTTTGATGCTCGGAGCTACTATCGGTACTTTGACTGGTTTGCTAGTTGCTCCACGCACAGGGCGCGAAACACGTAAACTTTTAAAAAAATCTGCCGATGCCTTACCAGAATTGGCAGAAGATTTATCAACGAGTGTACAAATTCAGGCAGACCGTTTTTCTGTCAGCGCACTGCGAAACTGGGATGAAACTTTAGATAGACTACGAGAAGCGATCGCCGCTGGCGTAGATGCTAGCCAACGTGAAAGTCAAGTCTTGAAACGTCAAAAAGCTCAAGAAGACTCAGATCCTCTTCCTCAACAACTAGAACACTCATAA
- a CDS encoding DUF948 domain-containing protein produces the protein MIDPLFWLGLSLLLVAISLTAVLVAAIPALQELARAARSAEKFFDTLARDLPPTLNAIRTTGLEITELTDDVSEGVRSASQVAKQVDQSLDGARKQAQNVQASTRSIFVGVKTAWKTFTRQKPARRSVERLPINEIPSLTLREREALRQEERRTKAEAYRINTAYNQSPSTEDDNENFLSKPTVSDDWYNQD, from the coding sequence GTGATTGATCCCCTGTTTTGGCTGGGACTATCTCTACTTTTAGTCGCTATTAGTCTGACTGCTGTTTTGGTAGCGGCCATACCAGCTTTACAGGAGTTGGCACGCGCTGCTCGTAGTGCAGAAAAGTTCTTTGATACCCTTGCACGAGATTTACCGCCAACACTTAACGCCATCCGCACAACTGGCTTGGAAATTACTGAGTTAACCGACGATGTCAGTGAAGGTGTCAGAAGCGCCAGTCAAGTTGCTAAACAAGTTGATCAAAGCTTAGATGGTGCGAGAAAACAAGCTCAAAATGTTCAAGCAAGTACACGCAGCATTTTTGTTGGTGTAAAAACTGCTTGGAAAACTTTTACGCGCCAAAAACCTGCACGGCGATCTGTTGAACGTCTACCCATTAATGAAATACCATCATTGACGTTGCGAGAACGTGAAGCACTCAGACAGGAAGAACGCCGGACAAAAGCAGAAGCATACCGTATTAATACTGCTTATAATCAATCTCCTAGCACAGAAGATGATAATGAGAATTTTCTCTCTAAACCGACAGTCTCCGATGATTGGTACAACCAAGATTAA
- a CDS encoding orange carotenoid protein N-terminal domain-containing protein has product MTYTIDETAKPALETFQRFDVDTQLALLWFGYLDLKDKLTPAPPQSVEAPGKAVFERIENLSSQEQLQAQRDIINGAATEISRGYNALSPNAKLEVWLLLAQGMEKGTVIQVPSDYKLPAETDKFTAMIQKLEFEQRINFMLNAVQAMG; this is encoded by the coding sequence ATGACTTATACAATTGATGAAACTGCAAAACCAGCTTTAGAAACTTTTCAACGTTTTGACGTGGATACTCAACTGGCTTTACTTTGGTTCGGTTACTTAGATCTTAAGGACAAGCTAACGCCAGCACCTCCTCAAAGCGTAGAAGCTCCTGGTAAAGCAGTATTTGAGCGAATTGAAAACTTGTCTTCCCAAGAACAACTGCAAGCACAGCGTGACATTATTAACGGTGCAGCTACTGAAATCAGTCGTGGTTATAATGCTCTAAGTCCTAATGCCAAATTAGAGGTTTGGCTGCTGTTGGCACAGGGAATGGAAAAGGGAACTGTTATCCAAGTACCGTCTGATTATAAGTTACCTGCTGAAACCGATAAGTTTACAGCAATGATTCAAAAACTAGAATTTGAACAACGGATTAATTTCATGCTCAATGCAGTGCAAGCAATGGGTTAA